One genomic window of Hymenobacter sp. J193 includes the following:
- a CDS encoding DUF5089 domain-containing protein, whose product MKQENQKKKTKKPAKLTSVPRLQRPSVIKEAFLSFPATTPYVERVKALAIHFKTSEKNIYQTAQRHKFKQQLEAIAITQKQQEELERVLDSAAPIRQEIPSSQLARQIKDVAFVLLTTGQKAVRTASVMIEYYSHLIQSKIASVGGFSYLTEADLKQIQAWQAQVNYYTKSIGEWLKPGAITSLLESINFKQGLPLDLEEIETGHFTPARLQQTLLSMGLPTAFQLAQGQLPATTETQLPPFAPYTELPELPALDAWSNGG is encoded by the coding sequence ATGAAACAGGAAAATCAAAAGAAGAAGACAAAAAAGCCCGCTAAACTAACTAGTGTGCCGCGTTTGCAACGCCCATCAGTAATTAAAGAAGCATTCCTTTCTTTTCCTGCTACTACGCCTTATGTGGAAAGAGTAAAAGCACTGGCAATACATTTTAAGACAAGCGAAAAGAATATATACCAAACAGCTCAGAGGCATAAATTCAAACAGCAACTTGAAGCCATAGCAATAACACAGAAGCAGCAGGAGGAATTAGAGCGGGTACTAGATTCTGCGGCTCCAATTCGTCAGGAGATACCTAGCTCACAGTTGGCCCGGCAAATCAAAGATGTGGCCTTTGTGCTCCTCACTACCGGCCAAAAAGCAGTTCGTACCGCATCTGTAATGATAGAGTATTACTCGCACCTTATTCAGTCTAAAATTGCCAGCGTAGGGGGCTTCTCTTATCTCACTGAAGCTGATTTGAAACAGATACAAGCGTGGCAAGCACAAGTCAACTACTACACAAAGAGCATAGGGGAGTGGCTGAAGCCGGGAGCTATTACAAGTCTGCTGGAGAGTATCAACTTCAAACAGGGCCTACCTCTTGACCTGGAAGAAATAGAAACGGGACACTTTACCCCGGCTCGTCTTCAGCAGACATTGCTAAGCATGGGCTTACCTACAGCCTTTCAGCTAGCACAAGGGCAGTTGCCCGCTACTACAGAGACACAGTTGCCCCCGTTCGCTCCCTATACGGAACTCCCAGAGCTACCCGCACTAGATGCCTGGTCAAACGGCGGCTAA
- a CDS encoding phage/plasmid replication protein — translation MADSILTALNCWHGCAKATGLQLNNHAAHNSMVDSIRFVGAESQLPQWLQAEFASQLDTSASHLLGATVAQRRVSLTVGNINIRRNALGEVIFENSLHRFYHSHNGGLFGRRDIEAAIHLLSDTLGFDVSACELRRVDIGLNVVYSTPKEVQSLLRAVTDYKGKPFTRWERGNAITSARRDLTHFSVKFYDKRYELVRKRLADIPSTLRVELTSNRPARTRQLGACTVSDLCSLQFLTAAGTSLVNSISACGFSEPLDWSQLSPDEMEAVALVSNAEVFAAYKANRANKDRCSRRRKLAEQARQKAALLGIKSQLLTKVQEAIQQVVE, via the coding sequence GTGGCCGACTCTATTTTGACCGCGCTGAACTGCTGGCATGGGTGCGCGAAGGCAACCGGGCTACAGCTTAATAACCATGCAGCGCACAACAGCATGGTCGATAGCATCCGATTCGTCGGAGCTGAATCACAGTTGCCACAATGGCTACAGGCGGAGTTTGCTAGTCAACTTGATACGTCAGCTTCTCATTTACTTGGAGCAACTGTTGCCCAACGTCGAGTTTCCCTAACAGTCGGAAATATCAATATCCGGCGCAACGCGTTAGGTGAAGTCATTTTTGAAAATAGCTTACATCGGTTCTACCACAGTCACAACGGCGGCTTATTTGGCCGACGAGACATAGAGGCGGCAATTCATCTACTTTCTGACACGTTGGGATTCGATGTATCTGCTTGTGAACTGCGGCGGGTAGACATTGGGCTTAATGTAGTGTACTCGACACCCAAAGAAGTGCAGAGCTTGCTACGGGCCGTTACCGACTATAAAGGCAAGCCTTTCACCAGATGGGAGCGTGGCAACGCTATTACATCGGCTAGGCGTGATCTAACTCACTTCAGCGTCAAGTTCTACGACAAACGGTACGAACTAGTCCGGAAACGGCTAGCTGATATTCCAAGCACCCTGCGAGTAGAGTTGACAAGTAACCGCCCAGCTCGCACACGTCAACTAGGAGCTTGCACTGTTTCCGACTTATGTAGTCTTCAGTTCTTGACTGCTGCTGGCACTTCACTGGTAAACTCCATTAGTGCTTGTGGCTTCAGTGAGCCGTTGGATTGGTCTCAACTTTCACCAGACGAGATGGAAGCTGTAGCTCTTGTTAGCAATGCAGAAGTGTTTGCGGCTTACAAAGCCAACCGTGCCAACAAAGACCGTTGCTCACGCCGCCGAAAGTTGGCAGAGCAAGCGCGACAAAAGGCAGCATTGCTAGGGATTAAATCCCAACTACTGACGAAGGTGCAGGAGGCTATTCAGCAAGTGGTAGAATAG
- a CDS encoding helix-turn-helix domain-containing protein, whose amino-acid sequence MHNPFEHLNGRLETIEELLKRLLLQGNNTQPTAPEIGGIELAQEITRLSKARIYTLVSERILPHKKRGGRLYFDRAELLAWVREGNRATA is encoded by the coding sequence ATGCACAATCCTTTTGAACACCTTAACGGCAGACTAGAGACCATAGAGGAACTGCTGAAGCGGTTGCTGCTACAAGGCAACAACACCCAGCCAACAGCTCCCGAAATTGGAGGTATTGAGTTGGCCCAAGAGATTACGCGCCTCAGTAAAGCCCGTATCTACACTCTCGTATCGGAAAGAATATTACCTCATAAAAAGCGGGGTGGCCGACTCTATTTTGACCGCGCTGAACTGCTGGCATGGGTGCGCGAAGGCAACCGGGCTACAGCTTAA
- a CDS encoding site-specific integrase, whose amino-acid sequence MYYTSKTLADGSHPFMLCVTKNRNRKYIATGYSLLPKYWNDKAKSDAARIRSSYPGDGKDLWRKLENKALAYEKAAENLAEADEQHDTETIVRKATEARKAGRRVKLLAYIEELAAGMVKTGQIGNSTVYRDLGNQLAKFIAAESNVPEPPLGKGQEAEKAEWVKQYDIPFSHLTVAFCNEWEATLRATGVEEITLSLRFRTLRAVLNKAIANELAKPDNYPFARNAADKHKFSVGKFDVSTQKRAVSREELRKLEALQTTSDRAQLAKDVFLFSFFCGGINFVDLAQLRWRNISGPADAQRLNYVRQKTGGKFSLKLLIPATAILESYRPFTYAGPDSYIFPVLDQSKHVSPAQIKNRLHKVLGQVNTDLKTLGEQVGITTPLTTYVARHSMATVLKNSGASTAVISQAMGHSSEAVTAIYLESFAAEVVDNAFDALL is encoded by the coding sequence GTGTACTATACCAGCAAAACGCTGGCAGATGGTTCGCATCCGTTCATGCTATGCGTTACAAAAAACCGGAACCGAAAGTACATTGCTACAGGCTATTCCCTGCTGCCGAAGTATTGGAATGATAAGGCTAAGTCAGACGCTGCCCGCATCCGCAGCAGCTATCCAGGTGATGGAAAGGATCTTTGGCGCAAGTTGGAGAACAAGGCCCTTGCCTATGAGAAGGCGGCTGAAAATTTAGCCGAGGCCGACGAACAGCACGATACCGAAACCATCGTGCGGAAAGCTACTGAAGCTCGCAAAGCGGGGAGAAGGGTAAAGCTGTTAGCGTATATCGAAGAACTTGCTGCTGGCATGGTAAAGACCGGCCAGATTGGTAACTCTACTGTTTACCGCGATCTAGGTAACCAATTAGCAAAATTCATCGCAGCCGAATCTAACGTGCCTGAGCCGCCACTAGGAAAGGGGCAAGAGGCCGAAAAAGCTGAATGGGTAAAGCAATACGATATTCCTTTTTCCCATCTTACTGTTGCTTTCTGTAACGAATGGGAAGCAACGTTACGTGCTACCGGTGTGGAGGAAATAACGCTTTCCCTACGCTTCCGCACCCTGCGGGCTGTGCTTAACAAAGCCATAGCGAACGAGCTAGCCAAGCCCGATAATTACCCCTTTGCCCGCAACGCAGCCGACAAGCACAAGTTCAGTGTCGGCAAGTTTGATGTCAGTACTCAAAAGCGGGCAGTATCTCGTGAAGAACTACGCAAGCTAGAAGCCCTACAAACCACATCGGACCGGGCCCAACTGGCTAAGGACGTGTTCTTGTTCTCGTTCTTCTGTGGCGGCATCAATTTCGTGGACCTAGCGCAGCTCCGCTGGCGCAACATAAGCGGCCCGGCGGATGCGCAACGGCTCAATTATGTGCGCCAAAAAACCGGGGGCAAATTCAGTCTGAAGCTCCTAATACCGGCCACAGCTATTCTGGAAAGCTACCGGCCATTTACCTATGCCGGGCCCGACAGTTATATTTTTCCGGTACTAGACCAAAGTAAGCACGTAAGCCCGGCCCAAATCAAAAACCGGCTACATAAAGTGCTTGGACAGGTGAACACTGACCTGAAAACATTAGGTGAGCAGGTAGGCATTACAACGCCGTTGACGACCTACGTAGCTCGTCACAGCATGGCAACTGTCTTAAAGAATAGTGGTGCTAGTACAGCAGTAATCAGTCAGGCAATGGGCCACAGCAGCGAAGCTGTTACCGCAATCTACCTAGAATCGTTTGCCGCTGAAGTGGTGGATAACGCTTTTGACGCCCTGCTTTAG
- a CDS encoding 3'-5' exonuclease produces the protein MRDYLLFVDTETTGLPRRWTRPYAAQRNWPHVAQVAWAVYTRGGELVKSANYYLQIPVGSMQASSEAIHGLSPAFLAAEGHEPRPVLEELLGDLRTYQPLVVGHYIRLDFHMLGVEFHRAGLPNPLRELPTFCTMQLAVNDNPEATALANRRLGDLYQRLFGEPLESAHDAWVDADATARCFFALRQRGLLTDDMVALAPRLEIPETPMPWLRRFLQQAAFWFA, from the coding sequence GTGCGAGACTACCTCCTGTTTGTTGATACCGAAACCACGGGGCTGCCGCGCCGCTGGACGCGGCCTTACGCGGCCCAGCGCAACTGGCCGCACGTGGCCCAGGTGGCCTGGGCGGTGTACACGCGGGGAGGGGAGCTGGTGAAGTCGGCTAATTACTACCTGCAGATTCCGGTGGGCAGCATGCAGGCGTCGTCGGAGGCTATTCATGGGCTGAGTCCGGCGTTTCTGGCCGCCGAGGGGCACGAGCCGCGCCCGGTGCTGGAGGAGCTGCTGGGCGACCTGCGCACCTACCAGCCGCTGGTGGTGGGCCACTATATCCGGCTCGATTTTCATATGCTGGGCGTTGAGTTTCACCGGGCGGGCCTGCCCAACCCGCTGCGCGAGCTGCCCACGTTCTGCACCATGCAGCTGGCCGTCAACGACAACCCAGAGGCTACCGCGCTGGCCAACCGCCGCCTCGGCGACCTGTACCAGCGCCTGTTCGGGGAGCCCCTGGAAAGTGCCCACGATGCCTGGGTGGATGCCGATGCCACGGCCCGCTGCTTTTTCGCCCTGCGCCAGCGCGGCCTACTCACCGACGACATGGTGGCACTGGCTCCCCGCCTGGAAATTCCCGAAACGCCCATGCCCTGGCTGCGCCGCTTCCTGCAGCAAGCCGCGTTTTGGTTTGCGTAG
- a CDS encoding LacI family DNA-binding transcriptional regulator, whose protein sequence is MAQRAKQEQPQLPTTPVSMADLARELGVSMTTISRALSDHHSIGPATKQKVQKLAKKLNYQPNHLAAALRKGKSKLLGVIVPYIEGRFFPSVVHGIESAASKAGFSVIICQSNEDAAHERKNIETLLSAQVAGILVSVARTTNDFRHFEKVRKRGIPLVFFDRTMDSDAVNSVVLNDWKGGYQSTKHLIDQGCRRIAHFAGLQHLNIYRNRRQGYLDALHDAGLPQDEELIVYSDMTMEEGAEAMRRLLALPNPPDAVFSAGDSSVLGALQEVKRQGLRVPQDIALAGFSNEAFTSITEPMLTSVDQRCEEMGQATVRLFLELIDSAGGAYTQRQVVLQPELFVRESSLHGAK, encoded by the coding sequence ATGGCCCAACGCGCTAAACAGGAGCAACCCCAACTGCCGACTACCCCCGTTTCCATGGCCGACCTGGCCCGGGAGCTGGGCGTGTCCATGACCACGATTTCGCGCGCCCTTTCCGACCACCACAGCATAGGGCCGGCCACCAAACAAAAGGTGCAAAAGCTGGCCAAAAAGCTTAACTACCAGCCCAATCACCTGGCCGCCGCCCTGCGCAAAGGCAAAAGCAAGCTGCTGGGCGTGATAGTGCCCTACATCGAAGGGCGGTTTTTCCCGTCGGTGGTGCATGGTATCGAAAGCGCGGCCAGCAAAGCCGGCTTCAGCGTCATCATCTGCCAGTCGAACGAAGACGCGGCCCATGAGCGGAAGAATATCGAAACCCTGCTCAGCGCGCAGGTAGCCGGCATTCTGGTATCGGTTGCCCGCACTACCAACGACTTCCGCCACTTCGAGAAGGTGCGCAAGCGGGGCATTCCGCTGGTGTTTTTCGACCGGACTATGGACAGCGACGCGGTGAACTCCGTGGTGCTCAACGACTGGAAAGGCGGCTACCAATCCACCAAGCACCTCATCGACCAGGGCTGCCGGCGCATTGCGCACTTCGCCGGTCTGCAGCACCTCAACATCTACCGCAATCGTCGGCAAGGCTACCTCGATGCCCTGCACGATGCCGGCCTGCCCCAGGATGAGGAACTGATTGTGTACTCGGATATGACCATGGAGGAAGGCGCGGAGGCCATGCGCCGCCTGCTGGCCTTGCCCAACCCGCCCGATGCCGTCTTCTCGGCCGGTGACTCCTCGGTGCTCGGGGCGTTGCAGGAAGTAAAGCGCCAGGGCCTGCGCGTGCCCCAGGATATTGCCCTGGCCGGCTTCAGCAACGAGGCCTTTACGTCCATCACCGAGCCCATGCTTACCTCCGTAGACCAGCGCTGCGAGGAAATGGGCCAGGCCACCGTGCGACTGTTTCTGGAGTTGATTGACTCGGCCGGCGGGGCCTACACCCAGCGGCAGGTGGTGCTGCAGCCCGAACTATTCGTGCGCGAATCGTCGTTGCACGGCGCCAAGTAA
- a CDS encoding arabinan endo-1,5-alpha-L-arabinosidase, with amino-acid sequence MQKLLFSLLLLLSSAAAWAQTPPRIPAHDPVMIRQDNRYYLFCTGRGIAVWSSSDMKAWQPEPAVFAEAPAWAKAAVPGFRGNHIWAPDISFHNGQYSLFYSISAFGKNTSCIGLATNTTLNPKDPKYKWVDHGRVLQSVPGRDMWNAIDPNLIRDAAGTPWLTFGSFWNGIKLVKLRPDLTAPAQPEQWQTLASRPRSAQLADSLPGDGAIEAPFIFQKNGFYYLFSSFDYCCRGLESTYKIMVGRSKTLTGPYLDRANVPLTQGGGTLVLAGDQNWFGLGHNAVVTFDKTDYLVFHAYDAADQGHPKLRVEKLGWDAAGWPVVKP; translated from the coding sequence ATGCAAAAACTCCTGTTTTCCCTCCTGCTGCTTTTGAGCAGCGCCGCCGCGTGGGCTCAGACGCCGCCTCGCATTCCGGCCCACGACCCGGTGATGATCCGGCAAGACAACCGCTACTACCTGTTCTGCACCGGCCGGGGCATTGCCGTGTGGTCGTCCAGTGACATGAAGGCCTGGCAGCCCGAGCCGGCGGTATTTGCTGAGGCGCCGGCCTGGGCCAAGGCAGCCGTGCCCGGCTTCCGCGGCAACCACATCTGGGCTCCCGATATTTCCTTCCACAACGGCCAGTACAGCCTGTTTTACTCGATTTCGGCCTTCGGGAAGAACACCTCCTGCATCGGGCTGGCTACCAATACCACCCTTAATCCCAAGGACCCCAAGTACAAGTGGGTGGACCACGGGCGCGTGCTGCAGTCGGTGCCGGGGCGGGATATGTGGAACGCCATCGACCCCAACCTGATCCGTGATGCGGCCGGTACGCCCTGGCTCACGTTTGGCTCGTTCTGGAACGGCATTAAGCTAGTAAAGCTGCGCCCCGACCTAACGGCCCCCGCCCAGCCCGAGCAGTGGCAGACGCTGGCCAGCCGCCCCCGCTCCGCCCAGCTGGCCGACTCCCTACCCGGCGACGGCGCCATCGAAGCCCCGTTCATCTTCCAGAAAAACGGCTTTTACTACCTGTTTAGCTCGTTCGACTATTGCTGCCGTGGCTTAGAGAGTACCTACAAAATCATGGTAGGCCGCTCCAAAACCCTGACCGGCCCCTACCTCGACCGCGCCAACGTGCCCCTCACCCAGGGCGGCGGCACCCTGGTGCTGGCCGGCGACCAGAACTGGTTTGGGCTGGGCCACAACGCCGTCGTGACCTTCGATAAGACCGATTACCTGGTGTTTCACGCCTATGATGCGGCTGACCAGGGCCACCCCAAGCTGCGCGTGGAAAAGCTGGGTTGGGATGCCGCCGGCTGGCCTGTGGTGAAACCCTAA
- the tkt gene encoding transketolase, giving the protein MAAPTLSLDELSVTTLRLLSVDAVQQANSGHPGLPLGAAPMAYVLFSRFLRFNPQDPKWPNRDRFVLSAGHGSALLYSLLHLYGYDLSLDDVKAFRQLHSRTPGHPESNMTPGVEVTTGPLGQGFGNGVGMAMAEAFLGATYNKPGHEVVDHYTYAIVSDGDLMEGIAAEAASLAGHLKLGKLIYLYDDNDICLDGPTNLSYTEDALARFEAYGWHTSRVADGNDLDAIEAAIRAAQQETARPSLISIKTIIGYGSPGEGTSKVHGSPLGAENLRKAKEFFGWDPAQSFVVPEDVRRHMLEPGQRGAELQQAWNESFANYQQEFAAEAAQFQTSFAGELPAGWDAELPVFTAADGALATRQASGKALNALKKTVPYLFGGSADLASSNEMPTSSDISFQPGQYHYNNVWFGVREHAMGAALNGMSHHGGVRVYGGTFLTFSDYMRGAIRLAALAESAVTFVFTHDSIGLGEDGPTHQPVEHVAALRTIPNLIVLRPGDANETVEAWRVAMTKPKSPVVLILSRQKLPVLDQSHFGSAREGVAKGAYILKDAKSGQPELILLATGSEVSLALEAQKALEAEGHATRVVSMPSWELFEQQDKAYQRQVLPPTVRKRVSIEAGSPMGWHKYVTDEGTVIGINRFGESGPGEVLMELFGFSVENVVAKAKGLLHDEPAETEPKEVLS; this is encoded by the coding sequence ATGGCCGCTCCCACTCTCTCGCTTGACGAGCTTAGCGTCACTACCCTGCGTTTGCTGTCCGTAGATGCCGTGCAGCAAGCCAACTCCGGCCACCCTGGCCTGCCGCTGGGCGCGGCGCCCATGGCCTACGTGCTGTTCTCGCGCTTTCTGCGCTTCAACCCCCAGGACCCGAAGTGGCCCAATCGGGACCGGTTCGTGCTGTCGGCGGGGCATGGCTCGGCTTTGCTCTACAGCCTGCTGCACTTGTATGGCTACGATCTGAGTTTGGACGACGTGAAGGCCTTCCGGCAACTGCACTCCCGCACGCCCGGCCACCCCGAGTCGAACATGACGCCCGGCGTGGAGGTAACCACCGGCCCGCTGGGGCAAGGATTTGGGAACGGTGTGGGCATGGCTATGGCCGAGGCGTTTCTGGGTGCTACCTACAATAAGCCGGGGCACGAAGTCGTGGACCATTACACCTACGCCATTGTAAGCGACGGGGACCTGATGGAGGGCATTGCGGCCGAGGCGGCTTCGCTGGCCGGTCACCTCAAGCTGGGCAAACTTATCTACCTCTACGACGACAACGACATCTGCCTCGACGGGCCCACCAACCTGTCCTACACCGAGGATGCCCTGGCCCGCTTCGAGGCCTACGGCTGGCACACCTCCCGCGTGGCCGACGGCAACGACCTCGACGCCATTGAGGCCGCCATCCGGGCCGCCCAGCAGGAAACCGCACGGCCTTCGCTGATTTCTATCAAAACCATCATCGGCTACGGCAGCCCCGGTGAGGGCACCAGCAAAGTACACGGCAGCCCCCTCGGAGCCGAAAACCTGCGCAAGGCCAAGGAGTTTTTCGGTTGGGACCCGGCGCAGTCGTTCGTGGTGCCGGAGGACGTGCGCCGGCACATGCTGGAACCCGGCCAGCGCGGCGCCGAGCTGCAGCAAGCCTGGAATGAGTCGTTCGCTAATTACCAGCAGGAATTTGCGGCTGAAGCGGCACAGTTCCAAACCTCATTTGCGGGTGAGCTGCCGGCGGGCTGGGACGCGGAGCTGCCGGTTTTCACGGCGGCCGATGGGGCGCTGGCTACGCGCCAGGCTTCGGGCAAGGCCCTGAACGCGCTGAAAAAGACCGTTCCCTACCTGTTTGGTGGCTCGGCTGACCTGGCCTCGTCCAACGAAATGCCGACCAGCAGTGACATCAGCTTCCAGCCCGGTCAGTACCACTATAACAACGTGTGGTTTGGGGTGCGCGAGCATGCCATGGGTGCGGCTCTGAACGGCATGTCGCACCACGGCGGGGTGCGCGTGTACGGCGGCACCTTCCTCACCTTCTCCGACTACATGCGCGGCGCCATTCGCCTCGCGGCCCTGGCCGAGTCGGCCGTGACGTTCGTGTTCACCCACGACAGCATCGGGCTGGGCGAGGACGGACCCACGCACCAGCCGGTAGAGCACGTGGCGGCCCTGCGCACCATTCCCAACCTCATTGTGCTTCGCCCCGGCGACGCCAACGAAACTGTGGAAGCCTGGCGCGTGGCCATGACCAAGCCCAAGTCGCCGGTGGTGCTGATTTTGTCGCGCCAGAAGCTGCCGGTACTCGACCAGAGTCATTTCGGCTCGGCCCGCGAAGGCGTGGCGAAGGGTGCTTACATTCTGAAGGACGCCAAATCGGGCCAGCCGGAGCTGATTCTGCTGGCTACCGGCTCGGAAGTATCGTTGGCCCTGGAAGCCCAGAAGGCCCTGGAAGCGGAAGGCCACGCCACCCGCGTGGTGAGCATGCCCAGCTGGGAGCTATTCGAGCAGCAGGACAAAGCCTACCAGCGCCAAGTGCTGCCGCCTACGGTGCGCAAGCGGGTTTCCATCGAAGCCGGCTCGCCCATGGGCTGGCACAAGTACGTCACCGACGAAGGCACCGTCATTGGCATCAACCGCTTCGGTGAGTCGGGGCCGGGCGAGGTGCTGATGGAGCTGTTTGGCTTTTCAGTGGAGAACGTGGTAGCCAAGGCAAAAGGCCTGCTGCATGATGAGCCCGCCGAAACGGAGCCTAAGGAAGTGCTTTCCTAA
- the tal gene encoding transaldolase, whose translation MNPLVAIKQHGQSIWLDYIRRNILVNGGLQRLLTEDGLRGVTSNPAIFEKAIGGSTDYDAAIQALALQSLSAEQIYEQLAVQDVQHACDLLRPLYDAADSGGDGYVSLEVSPALIHDTEGTVQEGLRFWQQVNRPNVMIKVPATLEGLPAIRQLIATGVNVNVTLIFGLERYKAVAEAFLLGLENRAAAGQPLSRIDSVASFFLSRIDVLLDPQLEKLAAQGGEKGALAQSLVGEVALASAKQAYQLYKGIFSGPRWQALQAQGAVPQRLLWASTGNKNPNYDNLKYVEQLIGPETVNTIPVETLDLYRVGGRPQSRLEEGTEQAAQVLARLPELGIDLSQATQQLEDEGAQKFNEPFAKLLTTLEERRQAVLQGASAAPAV comes from the coding sequence ATGAATCCATTAGTAGCCATCAAACAACACGGCCAAAGCATCTGGCTGGATTATATCCGCCGCAACATCCTTGTGAACGGGGGGCTGCAGCGCCTGCTCACGGAAGACGGCCTGCGCGGAGTCACGTCGAACCCGGCCATCTTCGAGAAGGCCATCGGCGGTAGTACTGACTACGACGCGGCAATCCAGGCCCTGGCTTTGCAGAGCCTCTCGGCCGAGCAGATCTACGAGCAGTTGGCTGTACAGGACGTGCAGCACGCCTGCGACCTGCTGCGCCCGCTCTACGATGCTGCCGACAGCGGCGGCGACGGCTACGTGAGCCTGGAAGTGTCCCCGGCCCTGATCCACGACACGGAAGGCACCGTGCAGGAAGGCCTGCGCTTCTGGCAGCAGGTGAACCGGCCCAACGTGATGATCAAGGTGCCCGCGACCCTGGAAGGGCTGCCCGCCATCCGCCAGCTTATTGCCACCGGGGTGAACGTGAACGTGACCCTGATCTTCGGCCTGGAACGGTATAAAGCTGTGGCCGAAGCCTTCCTGCTGGGCCTGGAAAACCGCGCCGCGGCGGGCCAGCCGCTCTCGCGCATCGACTCGGTGGCCAGCTTCTTTCTCTCCCGCATCGACGTGCTGCTGGACCCGCAGCTCGAGAAGTTGGCTGCCCAGGGCGGGGAAAAGGGCGCACTGGCCCAGTCCTTGGTGGGCGAGGTGGCCCTGGCCAGCGCCAAGCAAGCCTATCAACTCTACAAAGGCATCTTCAGCGGGCCGCGCTGGCAGGCTTTGCAAGCGCAGGGTGCGGTGCCGCAACGGCTCTTGTGGGCCAGCACGGGCAACAAGAACCCCAACTACGACAACCTCAAGTATGTGGAGCAGCTGATCGGGCCGGAGACAGTGAATACGATTCCCGTCGAGACGCTGGACCTGTACCGGGTGGGCGGCCGGCCGCAAAGCCGCCTGGAAGAAGGCACCGAGCAGGCCGCCCAGGTGCTGGCCCGCTTGCCCGAGCTGGGCATTGACCTAAGCCAAGCGACCCAGCAGCTCGAAGACGAAGGTGCCCAGAAGTTCAATGAGCCTTTCGCCAAGCTGCTCACCACGCTGGAAGAGCGGCGCCAGGCGGTGCTGCAAGGGGCCAGCGCCGCGCCGGCCGTTTAA
- a CDS encoding glycoside hydrolase family 43 protein codes for MSTQNLLQPVRLGLLGLLGLTLPNCAAVAQTSPAATTPASGGNPIIKQKYTADPAALVHNGTVYLYAGHDEAPAPQQAYVMHEWLAYSSKDMVNWQEHPSPLNVKAFAWARDDAWASQVVERDGKFYWYAAVEHNSIPGKAIGVAVADNPLGPFKDARGSALITNNMTTDVKIGWDDIDPTVFIEKNGQAYLYWGNSQCYYAKLKANMTELDGPIQKVTLPNFTEAPWVHKRGDWYYLSYASGFPEKIVYAMSRSIEGPWEYKGILNELAGNSNTNHQAIIDFKGKSYFIYHNGGINTDGGSFRRSVCIDDLYYNKDGTMKRVVMTSEGVKPVN; via the coding sequence ATGTCTACCCAAAACCTGCTGCAGCCGGTGCGCCTTGGGCTGCTGGGACTGCTCGGACTCACACTACCAAACTGCGCGGCCGTGGCCCAGACCAGCCCGGCGGCCACCACACCCGCCAGCGGCGGCAACCCCATCATCAAGCAGAAATACACCGCCGACCCCGCCGCGCTGGTGCACAACGGTACGGTGTACCTGTACGCCGGCCACGACGAAGCCCCCGCGCCCCAGCAAGCGTATGTGATGCACGAGTGGCTGGCGTATTCGTCGAAGGATATGGTGAACTGGCAGGAGCATCCCTCGCCGCTGAACGTGAAGGCCTTTGCCTGGGCGCGGGACGATGCCTGGGCCTCGCAGGTGGTGGAGCGGGACGGTAAGTTCTACTGGTACGCGGCCGTGGAGCATAATTCCATTCCCGGCAAAGCCATTGGCGTGGCCGTAGCCGATAACCCGCTCGGCCCGTTCAAGGACGCCCGCGGCTCGGCCCTGATTACGAACAACATGACCACGGACGTGAAAATCGGGTGGGACGACATTGACCCGACGGTGTTCATCGAGAAAAACGGGCAGGCCTACCTGTACTGGGGCAACAGCCAGTGCTACTACGCCAAGCTGAAAGCCAACATGACCGAGCTGGACGGCCCCATTCAGAAGGTGACGCTGCCGAACTTCACCGAAGCGCCCTGGGTGCACAAGCGCGGCGACTGGTACTACCTGTCCTATGCCTCGGGCTTTCCCGAGAAGATTGTGTACGCCATGAGCCGCAGCATCGAAGGCCCCTGGGAGTACAAGGGCATCCTGAACGAGCTGGCTGGCAACTCCAACACCAACCACCAGGCTATCATCGACTTCAAGGGCAAGTCCTACTTCATCTACCACAACGGCGGTATCAACACCGATGGGGGCTCCTTCCGCCGCTCCGTGTGCATCGACGATTTGTACTATAATAAAGACGGCACGATGAAGCGGGTGGTGATGACCTCGGAAGGCGTGAAGCCGGTGAACTAA